The following nucleotide sequence is from Pirellulales bacterium.
CTGGAGCGGCGCGGCGAGCTGGCGCTGTTGCAAGCCGTCGGTTTTGCCCGCGGACGCGTGGCCGAGCTGGTCCTCTGGGAGCAGGTGTGGCTGCTGGCGACGGGCCTGATCGTCGGCGTCGTGGCGGCGCTCGTGGCGGTTCTGCCGCACTGGCTCCTGCATCGCGCCACGGTGCCCTGGCAGTCGCTTGGCCTGACGCTGGCGGCCGTGGTCGTGGCAGGACTCCTGGCAAGTTTGTTCGCCGTCCGAGCGGCGATGTCGGAGCAACTGATTGCGGCGCTGCGCGGAGATTAACGCCCTGCGGCGCGTGGCCTCCCGCCGTGTGCCTGGCGTTCGCCAGCGGGCGTCCGCGGTGGTAGAATCGCCCGCCGAACCTTTACCCATCTGCGAGAGAGCGATGAAAGATTCCGTGCTGGTGGTGGCGTCGATCGGCTTGACGGTGTTGTGCTGGGGGCTCTATGGACCGCTGTTGCACAACGGCCAGGTGGGCATGTCCGGCAGCCGGTTGCGGCCTTTGCTGTGCGTGGGCATCGCCTATTTCATCATCGCCGTCGTGGTGCCGATTGCCGTGCTCATGACGCGCGGCGAACAGGGCCATTGGACGTTTTCGGGCACGAGTTGGAGCCTGTTGGCGGGCACCGCCGGCGCCGTGGGGGCCCTGGGGATCATCCTGGCCTTCAACTACGGTGGCAAGCCGGCCTACGTCATGCCGATGGTGTTTGGGTTCGCCCCGCTGATCAATGCGATGTTCTCGTTCGCCACCAAGGGATTGAATCGTAATGAGCCCATGCTGTTGGGCATGCATCTAGCGGGATTGCTCCTGGTGGGGATCGGCGCATTCCTCGTGTTGACGACGGCGACGCGGCTGGTGCCACATGGGCCCAAGCCGGCGGCCGCCGCACCCGAGGCCTCGAACGCAGCGCAACCAACCGATACTTCGGCGCACTGAGTGCGGGTCTACACGCCGCGGCCTGGCCCGAACCAGGCGATGTGCAGCCGCGGGCAGAAGTGGTAACCACGCGCCCTGCAGTAAGGTTCGAGCCAGGTGCCGATCGCCGCCAGCCGAGTCGTGTTGGTACCCTCAGGCATGAGCCACACCTGGTCGCGCTCGATTTCCGGGATGCGCGTGAGAAAGTCTTCGATCTCGGCCAGATCCGTCTCGGCTGCGACGACAAATTTGCACTGGAACGGGTAGTCCCGCACCAGCCGGCGAAGCACGTCGGGCCGCTGACGCGTGCGTTCGTGGCGCTCGCGCCACTTTGGAGCGCGCAACGGATCGGGCGTCGAGTTCGATAGCTTGGGGCTGATCGACATCAGGTCGCAAGTGACCGGCAGATCGAGCGTGCCGGCCGTTTCGATCGTGATCACACGCCCCGCGGTGCGCAGTGCCGCAGTCAACGGGACCAGCTCGGCATGCAGCATCGGTTCGCCGCCCGTGATGACCACGTGCTGGGCATCCAATTCCAACGCTCGCGAGAGAATCTCTTCGAACGCAAGATCGTCGCCCTCGGGCTCCCAAGAGGTATACGGCGTATCGCAAAACCCACAGCGCAGGTTACAGCCGCTGGTGCGCACGAAGACACTGTCGGAGCCGGCCCATTGTCCTTCACCCTGCAGCGAACGAAAGATTTCGGCGATTCTCATTGGGCGTAAGGGACCGGATCCGTCAAGCCCGCTTCGGCAAAGCCGCGCAGCCGCAAGACGCAGGCATCGCAGCGACCGCAGCTCACTCCCTGTGCGTTCGGGTCGTAACAGGTATGGGTCAGTGAATAATCGACGCCCAATTGCGTGCCGCGCTCGATGATCTGCGCCTTGGTCCAATGCACCAGGGGGGCATGAATGCGGAACTGCAACCGGCCCTCGACGCCCGCCTTGGTGGCCAGGTTGGCCAGCCGCTCGAACGCGGCGAGGAATTCCGGTCGGCAGTCGGGATACCCGCTGTAATCGACCGCGTTGACGCCGACGAACAGGTCGCCGGCGCCGCACGTCTCGGCCAGCGCCAAGCCCAAGGCCAGCAGCACCGTATTCCGGGCCGGCACATAGGTGACAGGGATTCCGGCGGTCAGTTCTTCGTCGGCTCGATCCTTGGGGACCGCGATGGCCGCGTCGGTCAGCGCGCTGCCTCCAAAGGCCGACAGGTCAAGCCGCTGCACCAGGTGCCGGGCGATGCCCAGCGACTGCGCCACGCGCCGCGCCGCGTCGAGTTCGAATCGATGCCGCTGGCCGTAATCGACGCTCAAGGCGACGAGTTCGAACCCCGCGGCGCGCGCAATCGCCGCCGTGGTGGCCGAATCGAGGCCCCCGGACAATAACACCACGGCTCGAGGAGCATTCGTCGTCATCGTTTGCACAGTTGCGCGCCATCATGCCAGAATGGCCGCGAGCCGAAAAGGAGCCCTGCTGCATGCCCGCCGACTTCCGCCAGATGCTCGAAACCTTCGACAACCAGTTCCCCGAGCGGGAATACACGATCGAAATCGTTTGTCCCGAGTTCACGTCGGTATGCCCCAAGACGGGACAGCCCGATTTTGGCACCCTGACGTTCGAGTATGTGCCGGACCGGCGGTGCGTCGAGCTCAAGAGCTTGAAGCTGTACTTGCAGCAATATCGCAACGAGGGCGTATTCTACGAGCATATCACCAACCGCATTCTGGACGACGTGGCCGGTGTCACGCAGCCGCGGCGGATGAAGCTCACCGCGGCCTTCACGCCGCGCGGCGGCATTTCCACCCGCGTGGTGGTCGAGTATCGCCGCGGAGCCTAGCAGCCCCCGGGGGAGCGTGCGCCGGACTGCTAGGAGGAGCCCTGGCCGAGTTCTGCATAGAGCGCCGGCAAGAAGATCGCCAGGTGCGACATCTCCTGCGAGCAATGCACCAAGAGAGCGCTGCTCAGCGCCGGCGGGGCCTTGAGCACGCGTTTGGCTGCCGCGACCATCAGCGCTCCCACCGGCCCGCCGCTTCGCGCGCCGGCATTCGAGCCCGCCAGCCAGAACCGCGAACGCATGACCGAGCCCGTCGCGGTCCGCGTGACATAGTGCATCAAATAGCCGATGTCGATCGGCGCGCGGGCAAAGCCCACGCGAGCGCACACGGCGGTCGCGAGCGCCGGATCGGCCAGCAGGCGAGGATCGAGCCCGAATTCTTCCGGCGGCCGGAATTGAATCGCGTAGCTGCCCAGTTCGCTGCCGACGTACTCGTCGACGCACGAGGTTTGTCCGACATAGCGGTCACGGCCGGCTGCGCCGCGCCCCGCCCGCGTCCGCCACTCGGCATGCACATGGGCGTGCGGGTTCCAGAGCTTGTAGCGCTGCGGTTCGTCGCTGTGCCATCCGAACCACCAATCGATCATGTTCGGCGACACGCCGGGCATGTCGGTCACGAGCGCAATCCGCTGAGCGCCGTCAGGCCCGACGCAATAGGCGTTGTCCACGAGCGGCTCGCCCGATTCGAAAATCCGTGGTGCTTCGTCCCAGGGCGGCAACAGCGGCCCAGCGATCGGACCCTGGAGCAGCGCCTCGTGGATATGCGACGGGAGCGGTCCCAACGTCGGGTTCCAATGACGGGCATAAGGCTTGCCGTCAAGATCTCCAGGGCGCATGCCGAGGTAGCGTGGTCCGGCCAGATGGGTGTTGCTCATGGCCGGCCCATCCAGGGATAGAATCGCCCGTCGGGATCATATTGAGCGCGCACAGTGTCGAGCCGTGTCAGGTTCTTATCCGTGGCGAAGCGCGCCGGTCGCTGGCCCAGGTTTTCGTCGGCCAACTGACAGCCCGTGGCCAGATGCTCCATTTCACGCATCCGGCTGACGGGCCAATCGACGAACTGCAGGTCGTCGTGCGCGTGTTTCCAAACCGAGTAGAGCGCGAGGTAGATGTTGTCTTCCATCGAATAGGCCATGTCGGGGCGCTCGCTCGGCGGAGCCCAATTCATCCACAGCATGTGCGACGGCGCCGGCGGCAAGGTGTCGGCAATCCGCCGCAATCCCGGCAGCAATTCGGCATACGTCGCGTGAGTCCACATGTTGTCGACCGCATAGCGATGGCCGTCGGGATAGTGCGACATCACACCGCGGTACATCGGTCCGAGGCCCGAGGGAACGAAGGACACGGCCCAATTCGCGCGGCGGCGATGCGGATTGCGATTGAAAAACGACAACAATCGCCAGGCCTGGCGATAGCCATCGGCGAAGATGGGGGCCACGACCGTGAACCCCGCGCCGCGCACGCCCGGCGTGTGACGCGACATGAGCGCCTGCAGCTCGATTTCGACCGGCACCTGCGGTCCGACTTCGTGCATCCACCCGAAAACATCCTCGAGCAGCTCGATGCGATAGGTTTGTGCGGCAAACCCGATCACCTTGGGCCGTGGATACAGCCGCAGGTGAAATCGAGTGACGATGCCGAAGAACCCTGGACCTGCGCCGCGCGCGGCCCAATACAGCTCGGCATTCTGCGCGGGACTGGCATGAACCAGCGCGCCGTCGGCCGTCACGACGTCCACGGCCTCGACGCTCATGCATGCTGGACCGAGTGCCCGGCTGTGCCAGCCATAACCGCCTTGCAGCAGGTAGCCCCCCACGGCGACGCCACGGCAATGTCCGGCCGGAAAGAACACCCCTTGCCGCACGAGCATCCCGGCCAGCTCGGCGCCTGTGCACCCGGGCCCAACCGTGGCACGCAGTCGCTGCGCGTCGACATGCGCCTCGTCGAGCCGGGACAAGTCGAGCAACAGGCCGCCCTCGCGAAGATGGTTTCCCGACCAGCTATGGCCGCCCGAGCACGCGCTGAGCCGCAGTCGCTCGCGCCGGGCCAGAGCGACTGCCGCGACGACGTCGTAGACGTCGTTCGCTTGCACGATCATGTCGGGAAACCGGTCGGGCACCCGGCGATTCCACATCACCGCCTGGCGTGCGGCTTCATAACCCGCTTCGCCGCGGCGATAGGTGTGGCCACGTGCCTGGCGAGCTTGTGTCGTCATGACGAATTCCGGCACGAAGGGTCGAACAACTCAGCCGGGCGACAGTCGCCGTTGGACCTCGGCAAAGATCTCGTACATCGCGTCGAGATAGGAGGTCGCGTCGCGCGGGGCCATCGTCAGCGGTGGGCTCACGCGCAGCACGCGTCCGGCCAGCGGCCCCAGGAGATGAATCGCCCGGCCTGAGCGATCGCCCAGGTAGCAGGCCTCGACGCACGCGTTAGCCACATGTGCGGCATCGTGCGTGCCGACGCCCGCACATTCGATGCCCCATACGCAACCCTCGCCGCGGACGTTGGCGACCAGGCCCAACTCGGTCAGGCGCAGCAGCCCGCGCTCGAGAGCCAGGCTCAATTCGGCTGCGTTTTCGAGTACGCCGCCGGTCTCGAATTCGTCCAGCGTGGCCAGGACGGCGGCGCTGGCCAGCGGGTTGGCGCTCCAGGTGTCCGAAGCCTGGCCATAGTGCAGCGCGGCAAACAAATCGGCGCGACCGACCGCGGCGCTCACCGGCACGCCGTTGCCCAGCCCCTTGCCGAGCACGACGATGTCGGGCTCGACGCCGTAGTGCGTAAACGCATACATCGATCCGGTCCGGCCGAAGTTGGCCTGCACTTCGTCGAGGATCAAAATCCAATCGTGCCGCCGGCACCACTGCTCGAGCAATTGCAGGTACTCGCGTTGCGGATGGAACGAGCCGCCGCCGCCGAGATACGGCTCGGTGATCAGGCAACAAATGCGGTCGCCGAACTCCTCGACCAGGGCCTGCAACTCGGCCTCGTAGGGCCGCAAGTCGAGCGGCTGGCGCCGGCGCTCGACGCTGATGCACTCGGCGGTGGGAAAGCTGATGAATCGCACGCGCGGGTCGCGATCCGGATCGTTCTCGGTGCCCGTCACCGCCCCGGCAAGTCCCTTTTTGCCGTGAAAGCCCGCGCGGGTCGCCAGGATGACGTTTTGCGGTCCGGGGCGTCGCTCGAGAGCCGTCCAGAGGGCCTTTTGGATCGCTTCGCTGCCGCTGGCCGACCAGACGACCTGTTCGCACCGCGCCCCGCCGGGCTGGCTACGCAGATTTGCCAGCAGTCGTTCCGAGGCCTGCACCTCGAGTTCGGTCAAGGCGTTGTAAGCGGTCAGCGGAGCGGCGGAAAAATAATCCCCGTCCGGCAGTGCCTGGGGCAGCCCCAGGTAGCCGAAAACACGCTGCCACCAACGCGCCGGATTGTGGCCCAGGTTTGCCACCAGCACGCCGGATGTGAAGTCGGCCAGCTTGCGGCCCTCGGGCGTCCAGTGATAGGCACCGGCGCTGCGGGCCAATGCCGCCAGGCTCGGCGTATAGGTCCGCTGGGCCAAGGGCTCGACCCGGACTAGACGTCGCCGCAACTCATTCGACTGCGTTTCGCCCG
It contains:
- a CDS encoding 7-carboxy-7-deazaguanine synthase QueE, translating into MRIAEIFRSLQGEGQWAGSDSVFVRTSGCNLRCGFCDTPYTSWEPEGDDLAFEEILSRALELDAQHVVITGGEPMLHAELVPLTAALRTAGRVITIETAGTLDLPVTCDLMSISPKLSNSTPDPLRAPKWRERHERTRQRPDVLRRLVRDYPFQCKFVVAAETDLAEIEDFLTRIPEIERDQVWLMPEGTNTTRLAAIGTWLEPYCRARGYHFCPRLHIAWFGPGRGV
- the queC gene encoding 7-cyano-7-deazaguanine synthase QueC, producing the protein MTTNAPRAVVLLSGGLDSATTAAIARAAGFELVALSVDYGQRHRFELDAARRVAQSLGIARHLVQRLDLSAFGGSALTDAAIAVPKDRADEELTAGIPVTYVPARNTVLLALGLALAETCGAGDLFVGVNAVDYSGYPDCRPEFLAAFERLANLATKAGVEGRLQFRIHAPLVHWTKAQIIERGTQLGVDYSLTHTCYDPNAQGVSCGRCDACVLRLRGFAEAGLTDPVPYAQ
- the queF gene encoding preQ(1) synthase; its protein translation is MPADFRQMLETFDNQFPEREYTIEIVCPEFTSVCPKTGQPDFGTLTFEYVPDRRCVELKSLKLYLQQYRNEGVFYEHITNRILDDVAGVTQPRRMKLTAAFTPRGGISTRVVVEYRRGA
- a CDS encoding FAD-binding oxidoreductase, producing the protein MTTQARQARGHTYRRGEAGYEAARQAVMWNRRVPDRFPDMIVQANDVYDVVAAVALARRERLRLSACSGGHSWSGNHLREGGLLLDLSRLDEAHVDAQRLRATVGPGCTGAELAGMLVRQGVFFPAGHCRGVAVGGYLLQGGYGWHSRALGPACMSVEAVDVVTADGALVHASPAQNAELYWAARGAGPGFFGIVTRFHLRLYPRPKVIGFAAQTYRIELLEDVFGWMHEVGPQVPVEIELQALMSRHTPGVRGAGFTVVAPIFADGYRQAWRLLSFFNRNPHRRRANWAVSFVPSGLGPMYRGVMSHYPDGHRYAVDNMWTHATYAELLPGLRRIADTLPPAPSHMLWMNWAPPSERPDMAYSMEDNIYLALYSVWKHAHDDLQFVDWPVSRMREMEHLATGCQLADENLGQRPARFATDKNLTRLDTVRAQYDPDGRFYPWMGRP
- a CDS encoding aminotransferase class III-fold pyridoxal phosphate-dependent enzyme, whose protein sequence is MYNPHAARLTGPLNMHEQYPANPAIQHPGETQSNELRRRLVRVEPLAQRTYTPSLAALARSAGAYHWTPEGRKLADFTSGVLVANLGHNPARWWQRVFGYLGLPQALPDGDYFSAAPLTAYNALTELEVQASERLLANLRSQPGGARCEQVVWSASGSEAIQKALWTALERRPGPQNVILATRAGFHGKKGLAGAVTGTENDPDRDPRVRFISFPTAECISVERRRQPLDLRPYEAELQALVEEFGDRICCLITEPYLGGGGSFHPQREYLQLLEQWCRRHDWILILDEVQANFGRTGSMYAFTHYGVEPDIVVLGKGLGNGVPVSAAVGRADLFAALHYGQASDTWSANPLASAAVLATLDEFETGGVLENAAELSLALERGLLRLTELGLVANVRGEGCVWGIECAGVGTHDAAHVANACVEACYLGDRSGRAIHLLGPLAGRVLRVSPPLTMAPRDATSYLDAMYEIFAEVQRRLSPG